Genomic segment of Chitinispirillales bacterium ANBcel5:
AGATTCTGTTGAGTTGGGTGATATTATTTTCCCGTGCCAGTTCCCGAACTGTTACCCCGTACCTTGAAGCAATGCGATTGAGGTTTTCACCAACCCTTACCCGGTGAGTTGTAGGCTCACTTTTTTGAGTTGTTGGAACGATTTCTGGCCCTTCATCCATTTCGGAGGCGATTTGCAGCGAATCGCTAACTTCCTCGGGCTCCTTTTTTGGCTTTTCCGGTTCCTCAGGTTTCGTTTCTGTAGTAGCACTGGCAACAGTAGTGGGGGGGCTATACTTGGGGGGGATACGCAATAGCTGACCGGCAAATATTCGGTTTATGCTGGTAATATTATTAAATCGCGCGAGTTCCCTTACCGTTACTCCATGTCGTGCTGCGATACGGTTAAGATTATCCCCGCGGCGCACTCTGTAGTACTGCGGGCGGAGAGGCTGATCTGAACGCAGCGAATCTGGTATGGATACCAAAGCCGTTTGTATTTGCTGCTCAGTTTTGCTTACAGGCAGATGGATGGTAAATCCTTTTGGAATATGTATTTGCTGATTATATCCCGATGGCCTTATAGCCGGATTAAGAGTTCTGAATTCCTGAATCGGTATATCAAGATGGCTGATAAGGGCATCGAGTCTGATGTACTGATCGAGGGTTACAGAGCGAAACTCACGTTTAGGCATAAGTTCTACACCAGGAAAGTACTCTTGGTAGTTTTCCGCAAGCTCAACAGCAGCAAGAAAACTGGCGTAAAAGTTGGAAGAAGCAAACCCGAAGGTGCGACTTCGGTAGTTTTGTACAATAACTGAGAAATCGTTGGTTCCTGTTTGAGAAACCGCACGCCGCATTCCGTTAACGCCATGATTGTAAGAGGTTATGGCAACTGGCCAGGCTTGCAGGATTCGGTAGGCATTTGAGAGATACCGTGCTGCTCCCACGGTAGCGATTATGGGGTCCCGGCGCTCATCGATAGTGTAGTCGATGTTCATGCCAAAGGTTGCCCCCGTTGCCCGCATAAACTGCCATAACCCGGCCGCACCTACTTTGGAATATGCTTCGGTATCGAATGAGGATTCCACATGGGGTAAATACGCCAGCTCCAGTGGAAGATCGTAGGCTTTTAGAATCGTGCGGATTGTATCAAGGAACATTCCTGAACGCTCAATACCAGAGATAAAGCGCTCTTTTTGCCCACGCTGAAAGCGTATGCGATTGGCCGCACCCTTTAAATCATCTCTGCTGCCGTGTTTTTCAAAAAGCTCGACAATCATTCGCTCCTGATCACCCCAGCTACTCTCAGGTTTGCCCTGGATGATCGCGAAGGAAGCTTCCAGCTCCTTTCGCCGCTCTCGTACCGCTTCCACATCATCGGGACTGCTCGTTTCTACTATATCATAAATAATGGCCAGGTTGTTGCGATCGTGCAGCAATCCCTGTTTGGTAGAAACCTCAGAGTAGACCTTTTTCCAGAAAGCTACATTGGGTTCCAGAACTTCCGGAACCGGAAACAACTCCTCTTCTGCACTGGCCAAAGTGAAAAGAAAGAGCGAAAACATCAGTAACCCGACTTTTCGGTGGTGTTTGTTCATTATTGTAACCCTTTTTAGAGCTTATACGTGCAAAGAAGAATGGTATAAAAATATCAACCTCAAATTCCAAACACAAATTTTACCTGCAATCAATGTACCTGAAAGCAATTTTCTGCCGTAATGATCATTATACTCACCAAAAGCTGCTTTTAGACGTATTTATCACTCTGAGCAAAAAACGGAGATGATCCTTAAAATGTATTCTATTATATTGGTGAGTAGTTATCCAGTATGGAGGTGAAAAAATGAATATAAGTCCGGTAGGTAAGAGCGCCTATTCTGAGCAGGCTGGTAAGAGGCACAGAAAACACATTCCCCAAAAAACCTCTAAGATCACTAAAAGCAGTAAAACTGTACATAATGCGGTCATTTTCGCTACTGAAGATACGCTTTCAAAAAAGGCTGCAGAAAACTATTCGCCTTCCATTAAACCATTTGTAGATTCTGCTCCGCTAAAAATTGCAAAAGAGCGGATAAAGAAGTATCGCGATGCTTTCGATACCATTGATGAAGCTTTAGTGGAAAAACTTATCATGGAAGAGCTTTAAATCGGTGGCGTAGTTCAAAATGGGAATCAGAGAAGAGATAAAGCGAACTGTTCAAAACAAGCTTGTACTCAGATTTAGCGCTAATCCGGAA
This window contains:
- a CDS encoding LysM peptidoglycan-binding domain-containing protein, with product MNKHHRKVGLLMFSLFLFTLASAEEELFPVPEVLEPNVAFWKKVYSEVSTKQGLLHDRNNLAIIYDIVETSSPDDVEAVRERRKELEASFAIIQGKPESSWGDQERMIVELFEKHGSRDDLKGAANRIRFQRGQKERFISGIERSGMFLDTIRTILKAYDLPLELAYLPHVESSFDTEAYSKVGAAGLWQFMRATGATFGMNIDYTIDERRDPIIATVGAARYLSNAYRILQAWPVAITSYNHGVNGMRRAVSQTGTNDFSVIVQNYRSRTFGFASSNFYASFLAAVELAENYQEYFPGVELMPKREFRSVTLDQYIRLDALISHLDIPIQEFRTLNPAIRPSGYNQQIHIPKGFTIHLPVSKTEQQIQTALVSIPDSLRSDQPLRPQYYRVRRGDNLNRIAARHGVTVRELARFNNITSINRIFAGQLLRIPPKYSPPTTVASATTETKPEEPEKPKKEPEEVSDSLQIASEMDEGPEIVPTTQKSEPTTHRVRVGENLNRIASRYGVTVRELARENNITQLNRIYPGQVLRVPGQVREEPEAVTHATEETEAVSDTLEKDTEEVTSEDKLSDTLRGIAASIAIIPDKTTSTIPTAFDVDDYQLDAVLSATGEYASVRVTLNETIGHYADWLGVSASDIRRLNNMGANSQISYNSTIRIPVSESNTLEEFAAARLEYHIAIEEDFFNRFDVVNFKERIVKRGENIWDIAKENDHPIPLWLIKKYNKDFYPSILIPGMVIQIPVVSEKE